The Methylocella tundrae genome contains the following window.
CCATGGCGGCGCAGTTTCAGCACGATGTCGTCAAGGGCGCCGATCGCCGTAATGTCCCAAAAATGCGCCTGACTGACATCAATGCGAACCCGCTCCGGCGCGCCCAGATAGTCGATGGCGTCAACGAGACTGTTCGATGAAGCGAAGAACACCTGTCCCGTGATGAAATAGGTTCGTTCGCGCCCATCCTCGGAGAGTTCGGACGTGACGTCCAGCAGGCGGGCTACTTTGGCGGCGAAGAATACGCCGCTGAGAAGAACCCCAGCCAGAACGCCCTTGGACAAGTCCCCGGTCGCCACAACCACAAGCGTCGTGGCCAGCATCACCACGGTTGACGTCAGCGGATGGGAGCCCAGATTTTGCAGCGACGGCCAGCTAAACGTGCTGATCGAGACCATGATCATGACAGCCACCAGCGCCGCCATCGGAATTTGCTTCACCCAGTCGCCGAGAACGACGATCAGGAAGAGCAGAAAACAACCCGCCGTGAAGGTGGAGAGCCGGGTGCGGCCCCCGGCTGTGACATTGATGACCGACTGTCCGATCATCGCGCAGCCGCCCATGCCTCCAAGAAAGCCAGTGACGAAATTCGCAACGCCCTGGCCGGCGCATTCCCGGTTCTTGTCGCTGCCGGTGTCCGTCATGTCATCGACGATGGTAGCCGTCAGCAGCGACTCGAGAAGGCCGACCGCAGCCATGGTGAGCGAGTAGGGAAAGATGATTTTGAGGGTTTCCAGGTCGAACGGCACATGCGGGATCGCGAACACGGGCAGGCTGGACGGAAGGTCGCCCATGTCCCCGACCGTGCGGAGCTTGACGCCAGTGAAAATGGCGAAGGCGGTCAAGGCCACTATGCTGACCAGCGCCGAGGGCACGCGCCTCGTGAGCAACGGGAACAGATAGATGATCGCGAGCCCCACTGCGACCATTGTGTAAGTTTGCCATCCGACATGCGTCAGCTGCGGAAGCTGGGCCAGAAAAATCAGAATGGCGAGGGCGTTGACGAAGCCGGTCATCACAGATCGCGAGACAAACTTCATCAGGAGACCGAGCCGCAATGCTCCGGCGATGATCTGCAGAAGTCCCATGAGAACGGTCGCAGCGAACAGATACTGAAGGCCATGATCTTTGACCAGCGTGACCATCAGCACCGCCGTGGAAGCCGTCGCAGCAGAGATCATGGCAGGGCGCCCGCCCACGATGGCGGTCACGACAGCGATAGAGAAAGAAGCATAAAGGCCGACCTTGGGATCGACGCCGGCGACAATCGAGAAGCCAATCGCCTCTGGAATCAGCGCCAGCGCCACCAGGACGCCTGACAGGAGTTCGGTCGGAGCATTGACCAGCCACTCACGGCGGAACGTGTCGTAAAACCTCATTGTTTGAACCAAAATTAGCAGCGAGACCACTTGGCGCAAGCTTCGGCCGCCCGGAAATGCAGGCGACGCAATACCGCAATGTCTCGCTGGTGTTTCCGGGGGATAGGCGCCCGGCCGAGCCACCCGATCTGATCGGGTCCGACGAGCATTCAGTCTGCCTGCATTGCGCTGCAACATCAACCCAAAAAGCGGTCCATCTGAAACGGCGCCTTTGGCGGTGTTTTCGGCCTTACGGCATGACGGCTCGGGAGCAAACTTCGTCCCGGAAGCGGCGCTCTCGGGGCTGCCTTGACGGTGATTGACCCATTTAGTTCAAGACGCCAATTCGGATTTCGCGTAGATCTATGGGCACGGGGCCGTAGCTCAGTGGGAGAGCGCTGCGAAAGCAGAGATGGCTGGTTCGAATCCGCCAGGCTCCACCAAATTCTTCCGCAAATTGATGTCTGCCGCTCTCGCGGGCGCCTTGACGGATAGGGCTGCAAACGCGAGCCCGCCCGCAAGGGCCGCCAAATCTTTCGGCGTTCTCGCGGGCAGGCCTAAATTTATTGGTGCTGAAACGAGGGCAGGTGTGACCCCAAGGCCGCTGCAGCGGCGTGTTGAAGCGCACATGCCGGACGGCATGGTTCAGCCTGGTTCGAGCGAATGGATGCGCGGCTAGGGCATGATGCCGGAACGTTGCAGACTTTTCGGACCCCATCATGCGGTAAAACAAGAGCTTAAAGAGCTAATGCGATCCGCTTGAACGCATTCCGCGCTAGACGACGGCCCCTTTGGCCGGGCCTTTGTCCTCGCAATCGGCGAGCGTGGCTCTCCGGCCTGCGTCCAGCAGCCTGATCACGGCTCCCTCGTCCTTGAGCCAATTCCGGCGCTCGGCATATTGCATCGCCGCGCGAAAGTCGGCGCCGCCACTGCTTAGTTGGCAATCGATGAAAACATCGCTCGCCATCAGACTTTCCCCTTCCGCGACATTCCGTGATTTGAAGATCGACAACATCGCGATGGCGCGTTCCTGTGAAGATGCGTTCTGGCCCACGATCATATCCCCTTTGGATTTTGGGCCTTTGAACCTGCAACTTGCGAATTAGTTGCCTCGCCTTTAGGCGAAAAACGCGAATTCGCGTTAACCAGCCTCGGCAAGGCGCGCTGAGCGGCAAGCGCCCGCATCAGCGACTGAGGAGCGAGCCGCACTGCTCAGCCACGGGTTTCCTTTCGATCGCCGCCGGAATTTTCAGGACTTGCGTTGCTCCGGCGATGCGTTGTGGCCATGGGGCGGCGGCTCCGCTGGGGAGGCCGCTTCAGCGTAGGCGATCTGGCGCTGAACGTCCAAGAGCCTGTTTTCGCAGCGCTCCCATTCGCCGCGCCGGCATTCTCTTACCCGGCAGCCGAACTCGCACCTTGCAAGATCGATTGGCACGTCCTGCGCGATGTGTCGCGTCCAGAAGCCCCTCAGCCATTCGAACATGCCCGTCAGCTCCTTTGCTCATTGACGACACTTGCCCATTCGTCGGCAGAGGCGGGCGGGCGTCAAGCGCTTTGTCATTGCGCGCAAAGCGCCTCCGTCGGTCGACCAGAGCTCTCACCCGCCGGGACGTTCAAAAAAGGCATCCCTGCGCCGGCTTTGCGGCTTCTTTCGCCTCCTGCCGCCACGCCGGCTGAAGCTGCGGCGCGGCGGCGGGGTTTTGCACCTGGGGCGAATCATTCTCTGTCTTGTTTACGGCGGGGCCGATCTCAAAAAAGCTCAACACGTCATTTTCCGGCGGCCGCAGCAAATCAAAGGCTTTGTCCGCGCTGGCTTCATCCGGATCGAGCCATTTTTCAAACGACGAAGCCTCGATAATCGCGGGCAGTCTGTCGTGGATCGCCGTGGTCACGCCATTGGCGGCGGTCGTAATAATGCAGGCCGTATCCATTTCTTCACCGTTTGGCCCGATCCAGCTTTCCCAGACCCCTGCAAGACCCAAAGGCGCGCCATCCCCGCGGCGAAAGAGGTAGGGGCGCGAAGCCTGCCTTCCCCTTGCGCCTGTCTCTGACCCCCGGCGCCATTCATAAAAGCCGTCGGCGATAAAGAGGCAACGGCGGCGTTTGAACGCCATCTTGAAGCTTGCTTTGTGCAGGAGCGTTTCGCTCCGCGCATTGATGATCAGCGGAAATGACCTCGGATCTTTGGCGAAAGAGGGAACAAACCCCCAGCGGACGAGAGAGAAATGGCGCGTGATTGCGCCGCTCGGATCAAGGCCGGCGCGCACGATGGGAACAGGCTGCGTCGGCGCTATATTATATCGAGGCGGAAAATTCGGCTGCTCGACGTAGCCGAAAAAGCGCCGCACGGCCTCCGGCGGCAAAGTGATGGCGTAGCGCCCACACATGAAAAGGTCCCGTTGGCCAGGATCGACCGCTCCTGATATTGGGAGTGGGGGCGCTCATGCAACCCGTTTCCAAGGCCCCGTGGCGCACCCTATTTGCAGTGATCTGCTCAAGCCTTGGGCGGGTCGAGATAAGCGCGAAACTGATCGAGACAGGAATCGCGCGCGAAAAGCCCGGCGAGACGGCGCCCGTCCCCCAGCGCTGGATGAGCGTTCTCGCTGACGAGATGGTCGATCTCCGTCGCCATCGCCGCGCTGTCGCCGGCAGGCACGAGAATGCAGGTGCCCTCCAGTACTTCGTAAAGCTCGGTGCCCCGATCCGCCGTGACGAGGACGGGCTTGCCGCTCGCCAGCATTCCTCCGAGCTTTGAAGGCAAAACGAGATCGGCCGCGCCCTGGCTCTGCGGCAGCACATGCAGATCAGCAAGATTAAGCAGCTCACAAAGCCGCGCCTCCGGCTGCAAGGGCAAAAAATGGACGCTTCTGAGGTCGCCATAATCGCGTTGCAGGCGCTGCTTTTCGGGTCCGTCGCCTGCGATGACGAAATGTACATGAGGTTTGCCGGAGAGTCTGCGCGCTGCGTCGAGGACAACTTCGAGCGCCTGCTTTGCGCCGACATTGCCCGCATAGAGGACGACGAAATCGGCTGCGCCCAATCCAAGCTCGCTGCGAAAGCTGTTCGTTCCGTCGAGCGGCTTGATCTTGGCGAGATCGACCCAGTTGCGGACGATGCCGATTCTGTCCGCCGCGACGCCTTTGGCGATCAGTCGCTTGCGCATCTGTCCCGAGATGGTGATCAGCCCGTCGAATCGGCGCAACAGCCCTGATTCAACGCCAAAGATGAGTCTTTTGAGTAGCCCGCCCTTCAAATGACCGACGGCGAAGGCGGCGTCGATTTCAAGGTCCTGCACGTGAAGGAGGGCGCGGGCGCCGAAGAATCGGCCGACCAACCCGACCGGGGCGACGAATAAAGTCGGCTCGACGCAGAGGACGATGTCGGGGCGGAAGCGGATGATCTGCCACAGCGCGACCGGCGCGGAGGTAACGGCGAAGCTCAATGGCGCGATCAGGCGCCACACGCCGCGCATCTCGGTGCGCAGCGCGATCGGGCAGCGCAGAACTTTGACGCCGTCGCGAACTTCGCTTGCGTAGCGCCATGCATGAAAGGGCGGAATGACCCGCCAGCCGGGGTAGTGCGGCGGCGCGGTGACGGCGACGACCCTGTATCCCAGTTCAGAGAGGTAGGAGCCGATTTCGCCGGTGAAGCGGCCGACGCCGATCATCTCCGGCGCGTAATTCTCACCATAAATGAGGATTTTTGGGCGCGGTTCGGCTCTGGCGGCGGTCGGCGTCATCGGTGCTCGAAACTCGAGGGAGGGCGAATTATAGGCGTCGTCCGGGCCCCGGTTCAACGGCCTGCGGTGTCGCAGGCCGTTTCTATGCTAGGTCCATGCCTGATGCTGGACCAGATCGCATCCATTAAGGCGTGGCCGTCGTAACCGGAATGACCGTAGTGCCTGCGGTCCCCGTGACTGGCGTCGCCAGGGTATTGCCATGAACGGCGGCCGAGGCCGTCGGGACGCCGATGATGGTCGACGTCACGCCAGTGGTCGCCTGCGTCACCGTAGTCACGAAGTTAAAGAATTTCGACAGCTGGTAAGACTGGGAGTTGGAGATGAAAATGACGTCTCCATTGCGCATCTGTGTTCTGGTGGCGAGGAAATAGCCCCCGGGGTCGCTCAGGTTGATCTGGAAAATGACAGGAACAAGATCTCCGGCGAAGCCTGACACATCCGCGCCAAGGAGTTTTGCAACCTCTTTCGGTTCTCTCCGATAAAGGAATACGTTGGCCGCGTCGGCGCGGGCGTCCTGCAATCCGCTTGCTTTCGCGACGCCCTCGGCGAGATTGATGCGCCATGCGTCGAAATTGAATTCGCCCTGTGAGCCGAGCGTGCCTTCGGCGCCGGAGGCCCCGAAAACGATGAATTTCTGCTGTTCCTGGTAGACGTAGATGCGGTCACCTGGCTGGATATAAATATTATTGGCCGCATTCATGACCAGGTTTTCGAAGGGGACCGTGGCGCGCCTGCCGCCGCGTTCGAGCATGACCCAGGTTGAATAGCCCTGTCCCTTGATGCCGCCAGCGCGTGTAATCGCGTCGAGGACGCGATCGCCGGCGCCGGTCGCGGGAACCGCGAAGCGAAGCGGCGTATTCACCTCGCCGATGACGCTGATGAGCGAGGTTCTCTGCTGCGCCAGGGTGACGACGACCTGCGGTTCGATCGCGCGGTTTTTGATCTTGTCGACGATCTCGTTTTGAATTTCCACATTGGTGCGGCCGGCGGCGCGAATCACGCCCGCGAATGGGAAGGTGATGTTGCCGTTATTGTCGACCGGCTGGTCGGGGAGAGTGACGTAGTTGCCGGGCCGCGCGCCGGCGTCGAGCGGGATGAACAAGCCGCCGGCGGTGGCCTCGAAAACCGTCGTCGATACGATGTCGCCGATGCCGAATTTGATGTTGGAGGACGGACGCCGGTCCGTGAATGCGCCGGCGAGACCTTTTGGCTCATAAGCGGCCAGAACGTCGATCGTCTCCGGCGTCAGCTTGATCAGGGCGTATGGAAGAGACTCTGATTTCTGCTTCAAGACGTCGACGGAAGCTGGGCCATCGTTCGGAAAGAAGCTACAGCCGCCCGCGCTGAGCAGCGCCGACGCCAACAAGGTGATCCCGCCCAATCGAAAACCCAACATGAACTTCGCCCCTCTTCACCTTTTTGACTGATACCCTGTCGGAGCGGTTGGGGCCAGAGGAACCCGGCCCATGTCGCCGGGGAAAGTCTCAGTATAACAAAACCTGTTACAAAATTGGCACAGCTCCGATCAAGCCCAAATCCTCATGCTTGCGGACGCTTGGAAGTTTCAACCGGGCGTTATTGAGATTAAACCATAATGGAGGCGCAAAACGCATCCGTCGACGGCGCAGTTGCTGCAGCGGTTGATTACGGCGCCGGGTTGATCAGCGAGGCGGAACGCGGCGATCCCCTCGACGCTGCATGGACCTGCTTGTCCCGCCGCGGCGCGGGTTCAACTCCGCCGGGGGCAATTGCGCGGCGGCCGAGCTTTTCTTGAGGCGGGATTACTTCAGCGCCACGAGGCAGAAATCGATCATTTGATCGAGGGTGGGTTCCGGATCCTGAGCGCATTCCACCATCAGTCGCGGATGGCAGAATCGAATGCATGCGCTGTGCACGAGGAGAGCGGCGAGTTGGTAGTCATCAGCGTGGAACTCGCCTTCGTGAACACCTTGGGAAATGATTGCAGAAAGCGACGCGTGTATTGTTTTGACATGCTCATGAACGATCGGCCAGTTTTCATTGAACGCCGTTTCGACGAGTTCATGCAGCTTACGATTGGAGAGGAAGCGGTCGGCGTTCGCTTTTTCGATCGCGGCTATCGCCGCGCGCAATTTTTCGGCGGGTCGCCCCGGCTGTTTCACGACATCGTCGACGGCGGCCTCGACGCTGCGAAGAAGGCGGCCTCCTACCGCCTCGTTGATCTCTGCCTTGGCCGAGAAGAAGCGGTACACGTTGGCCGGCGACATGCGCAATTCGCGGGCAATGTCCGCGACCGTTGTCTTCTGGAAGCCGATCTGGCCAAATAGTCGCTCCGCCACCTCGATAATGCTGAGGTGCGGATCGCTTTGCCTTTGTTCGTTGACAATTTTCATTCCACCGCTGTCCCCAAATGACAGGAAAGACCGTACAACGAATTATGCTGCAGTGCTTCACCTATATGGGTAAAGTCTTCGGCATAGCTTCTGGTCAAATTCAATGCAAGCGCGTTGTGATTATCGCCTTCAGCTAAAACCTGCGCCTGATGTTTGGGCTTTCAATCAAAGGTTGTGTCGAAGGATTGAACTCTGCAAGTCAATGCGGGGAGGCCGATATCTAGATTAAGATACCTTAATTGAGTTTGTTATATTGATAAAGAGAATAGAAAATATTATCCGCGATTTTGTCGCGATGTTGAAATTTGCGCCCGGTCGCATATTCAGAAAGGAATAACGGCGCGGCGGTCAACTGGAATGAATGGCGCGGTTTTCGCTGGCCATTGGTCATGGGTGTGTGCTTAATGGCGACTTTTAGGACACGGAGGCGTGCGGGTGCAGGGGCTCGATGATGTAGATATTCGGACGCTGCTTCAGTTGGAGACGGATCTAACCGATCAGTCTCTTGACGCGTTTCTTGAGTTTATTCGACAACACTACAACCTCTCCGGGATAGAATACTATTGTTGCTCGTTTCGAGGGAGGTCGAAAGCTAGTCCATTTATCGCCCGAAGCCAGGGTCGCGATTTTATTGAAAAGGCCTTCGATCATTACAAGGAGCTCGTCGACCCACTTTTTAGCGGCGGCGCGCGATCGGTCCTTCCCATAGACTGGGCGCGGCTGCCGCGAATCGAAACAAACGTCCACCATTTGTTCGACGACAGTGGTCAGCGCGGGGCGGAGTGCCAGGGCTTGACCATTCCCGTCCGTGGTCCGGTCAATGGCCTCTGGGCGCTTTTCAGCGTTGCGTCAGACGAAAATGAACAAGCCTGGTCCGCACGTCGTCATGATCTCATGAAAGATCTTGTCCATGTGGCTTATTATGTTCATCGGCGCGCCTATGACCTGCACGCCAAGGATGCTCCGATCGATCTCGACGCCATCACGAAGCGTGAAATCGAAGCTCTCGAGTGGTCGGCCGACGGAAAAAGCCCGGCGGAAATCGCTATTTTGATGCGCATTTCTCTTGAGACGGTCAAAGCGCATCTCGATGCGGCGCGTTTCAAGCTGCAGGCGCTCAATCGAGTTCACGCCGTGACCAAAGCCATCCGAGCCGGCTTGATTCGGTAGCGCATCGCATTGGTATTTGTTTGTAATTGGTAGTAATATATTATTTATTGATCGCTATCGGGCCGTCGAGATAAAAAGCAAGCCGGTCACGACCAGTGTGAGCAATGTCGGAAAACGTCAAAGCAAAGACGTCATGCCTCGCGAAGTGAGCATATGACGATTGATATATTGCACCAAAATTCTTTCTTCCCATATGACTAAAGGCTGATTTCAAAGCGGTTCAGCGGCGAAATCATATTTGGCTCTTCGGCCCAGCCTTTACTATTTGCCAGAGATTCTCTTTATTTGAGAGCGGGGATGATGGAGGGTTTATGATGGCGAATCTCGACGGCGTCGATATTCGAACGATGCTGCAACTTGAAGCCGACCTCACCGATCAAACGCTCGATGGATTTATCGGTTTCATTCGCGAGCATTATGGTCTTGCCAATATCGCCTATCTTTGCCCTTCGTTTCCTGGCCGATCGGTGCTCGATCCCTATGCGCATATGACCTATAGCGAGGCTTGGACCAAACATTATAAGGCCCATAAATACACCTTTATAGACCCTGCCGTTACCGTCGGCGCGCGATCTGTTCTGCCGGTCGATTGGGCGCGGCTTCCACGAGAGGGCAAAAAGGTTCAGCGTCTCTTCGGCGAGGCGAAGGATGCGGGCGTCGGCCATCAAGGGCTGACAATTCCTGTGCGCGGTCCAACCAACTCGCACTGGGCGCTTTTTGTTGCGACCTCGAGTGAAAGCGATCCCGAATGGTCGGGTCGGCGTTACGAGCTCATGCGAGATCTCGTGCATGTGGCGCATTATGTCCATCAGCGCGCCTTTCAGTTGCACGCCAAAGAGTTGCCGGTCGACCTAAACGTCGTCACGAAACGCGAAATTGAAGCGCTCGAATGGTCCGCTGAGGGGAAAACGCTGGAGGACATCGCGATTTTGATGCGGATTTCGGCCGAGACGGTCAAGTCGCATCTCGATTCGGCTCGCTTCAAGTTGCAAGCAATCAATCGCGTTCACGCTGTCACCAAAGCGATCCGCGCTGGCTTGATTCGCTAATTTCCCGCCAGTCAAATTATTTTACTTGATAAATGTCGTCATTTGTCATTGATTATCGCGGTCGGACCGTATATAGATCGGTCCCTGCTAATTTCGCTTGCGCGGGCTAGGGCTTAGCGAGGCGATAGCTCGGCGAAAAGCGCAACACTCCTCGACGCTGTCTCGCAAGCGTTGCTTAAATTGAGTGTAAACTGTGCTGCTTATGCCGGCCATCCCCGATTCGGGGAATATCTTTAACGTATGGCAGGCATCAATTTGGGGCATCCACGATTTAAGGAGCCCCCGAAATGATCAAATACATTTTTGGCTATGAACGTCAGGAACATCCCGAACTCTTCGATGAGATGTTTCGCCAGCGCAAAAAAATCTTCATTGACGAGAAGAAATGGGACATCAAGGCCGTCGACGGAGAATTCGAAATCGACGAATATGACCGGGATGACACAGTCTATGTCGTCAGCCTGCGCCCCGACGGAAGCCTTGCCGGGTCGGTTCGCCTGCTGAGCACGGTTACGGATCATATGGCCAGCGGCGCCTTCCAGCATATGTTTCCAGGCTTGATGATCCGCTCGCCGACGATCTGGGAGGCGACACGCTTCGCAGTCGCGAAAGATCAGCGCATGCAGCGCAATGGAATCTCTCGCGCGGCCTGTGAAGTGATGCTCGGGACATTTCTTTTTGGTCTCGAACACGGCGTTTCGCAATTGACCGGTATCTATGAGGCGCCGAATGCACGCATCTACCGGAAATGCGGCGTCAAACATTTTATTCTGGGACGTCACAGGAGTGCGGAGCACGGCGCGGTGCATTTTGCCCTCGCCGACGTTTCCCGCGACATGGAGATCGCGATCCGCGAGGCGACCGGCCTCAAGCCGGTCGAGGTTTTAGCCGAAGCGGCGGAATAAGCAGCCGGCAGAACGCCAAAGCCGCTCACGGGGCGGGCGGTTATCACAGATTTAGGCATCGAAACCCTTCTGTCCGGAAAGACGCGGTCTTTCCGGACAGATTCGTGTTTTGGCGGGCGCGCCACCCGCCATTCGCATTGTCCGCGGGCGCAGGCGCCGCATCGCGACCGCTAGCGCCGCTCACACACGGCGGACGCTGCGACATTTTGCAGCGTGGAACTCGCTTTCGCATCGGCTTGTAAGTTAAGCTATGGATGGGTG
Protein-coding sequences here:
- a CDS encoding SOS response-associated peptidase; this translates as MCGRYAITLPPEAVRRFFGYVEQPNFPPRYNIAPTQPVPIVRAGLDPSGAITRHFSLVRWGFVPSFAKDPRSFPLIINARSETLLHKASFKMAFKRRRCLFIADGFYEWRRGSETGARGRQASRPYLFRRGDGAPLGLAGVWESWIGPNGEEMDTACIITTAANGVTTAIHDRLPAIIEASSFEKWLDPDEASADKAFDLLRPPENDVLSFFEIGPAVNKTENDSPQVQNPAAAPQLQPAWRQEAKEAAKPAQGCLF
- a CDS encoding helix-turn-helix transcriptional regulator; the encoded protein is MQGLDDVDIRTLLQLETDLTDQSLDAFLEFIRQHYNLSGIEYYCCSFRGRSKASPFIARSQGRDFIEKAFDHYKELVDPLFSGGARSVLPIDWARLPRIETNVHHLFDDSGQRGAECQGLTIPVRGPVNGLWALFSVASDENEQAWSARRHDLMKDLVHVAYYVHRRAYDLHAKDAPIDLDAITKREIEALEWSADGKSPAEIAILMRISLETVKAHLDAARFKLQALNRVHAVTKAIRAGLIR
- a CDS encoding helix-turn-helix transcriptional regulator, producing MMANLDGVDIRTMLQLEADLTDQTLDGFIGFIREHYGLANIAYLCPSFPGRSVLDPYAHMTYSEAWTKHYKAHKYTFIDPAVTVGARSVLPVDWARLPREGKKVQRLFGEAKDAGVGHQGLTIPVRGPTNSHWALFVATSSESDPEWSGRRYELMRDLVHVAHYVHQRAFQLHAKELPVDLNVVTKREIEALEWSAEGKTLEDIAILMRISAETVKSHLDSARFKLQAINRVHAVTKAIRAGLIR
- a CDS encoding polysaccharide biosynthesis/export family protein, producing MLGFRLGGITLLASALLSAGGCSFFPNDGPASVDVLKQKSESLPYALIKLTPETIDVLAAYEPKGLAGAFTDRRPSSNIKFGIGDIVSTTVFEATAGGLFIPLDAGARPGNYVTLPDQPVDNNGNITFPFAGVIRAAGRTNVEIQNEIVDKIKNRAIEPQVVVTLAQQRTSLISVIGEVNTPLRFAVPATGAGDRVLDAITRAGGIKGQGYSTWVMLERGGRRATVPFENLVMNAANNIYIQPGDRIYVYQEQQKFIVFGASGAEGTLGSQGEFNFDAWRINLAEGVAKASGLQDARADAANVFLYRREPKEVAKLLGADVSGFAGDLVPVIFQINLSDPGGYFLATRTQMRNGDVIFISNSQSYQLSKFFNFVTTVTQATTGVTSTIIGVPTASAAVHGNTLATPVTGTAGTTVIPVTTATP
- a CDS encoding WcaI family glycosyltransferase translates to MTPTAARAEPRPKILIYGENYAPEMIGVGRFTGEIGSYLSELGYRVVAVTAPPHYPGWRVIPPFHAWRYASEVRDGVKVLRCPIALRTEMRGVWRLIAPLSFAVTSAPVALWQIIRFRPDIVLCVEPTLFVAPVGLVGRFFGARALLHVQDLEIDAAFAVGHLKGGLLKRLIFGVESGLLRRFDGLITISGQMRKRLIAKGVAADRIGIVRNWVDLAKIKPLDGTNSFRSELGLGAADFVVLYAGNVGAKQALEVVLDAARRLSGKPHVHFVIAGDGPEKQRLQRDYGDLRSVHFLPLQPEARLCELLNLADLHVLPQSQGAADLVLPSKLGGMLASGKPVLVTADRGTELYEVLEGTCILVPAGDSAAMATEIDHLVSENAHPALGDGRRLAGLFARDSCLDQFRAYLDPPKA
- a CDS encoding acyl-homoserine-lactone synthase; the encoded protein is MIKYIFGYERQEHPELFDEMFRQRKKIFIDEKKWDIKAVDGEFEIDEYDRDDTVYVVSLRPDGSLAGSVRLLSTVTDHMASGAFQHMFPGLMIRSPTIWEATRFAVAKDQRMQRNGISRAACEVMLGTFLFGLEHGVSQLTGIYEAPNARIYRKCGVKHFILGRHRSAEHGAVHFALADVSRDMEIAIREATGLKPVEVLAEAAE
- a CDS encoding SulP family inorganic anion transporter; its protein translation is MRFYDTFRREWLVNAPTELLSGVLVALALIPEAIGFSIVAGVDPKVGLYASFSIAVVTAIVGGRPAMISAATASTAVLMVTLVKDHGLQYLFAATVLMGLLQIIAGALRLGLLMKFVSRSVMTGFVNALAILIFLAQLPQLTHVGWQTYTMVAVGLAIIYLFPLLTRRVPSALVSIVALTAFAIFTGVKLRTVGDMGDLPSSLPVFAIPHVPFDLETLKIIFPYSLTMAAVGLLESLLTATIVDDMTDTGSDKNRECAGQGVANFVTGFLGGMGGCAMIGQSVINVTAGGRTRLSTFTAGCFLLFLIVVLGDWVKQIPMAALVAVMIMVSISTFSWPSLQNLGSHPLTSTVVMLATTLVVVATGDLSKGVLAGVLLSGVFFAAKVARLLDVTSELSEDGRERTYFITGQVFFASSNSLVDAIDYLGAPERVRIDVSQAHFWDITAIGALDDIVLKLRRHGATVEVLGLNKASSTMVERFGTHHRPEAERRKAAH
- a CDS encoding TetR/AcrR family transcriptional regulator, producing the protein MKIVNEQRQSDPHLSIIEVAERLFGQIGFQKTTVADIARELRMSPANVYRFFSAKAEINEAVGGRLLRSVEAAVDDVVKQPGRPAEKLRAAIAAIEKANADRFLSNRKLHELVETAFNENWPIVHEHVKTIHASLSAIISQGVHEGEFHADDYQLAALLVHSACIRFCHPRLMVECAQDPEPTLDQMIDFCLVALK